One Granulicella sp. 5B5 DNA window includes the following coding sequences:
- a CDS encoding redoxin domain-containing protein, translating to MPYLITNRSPLSSQGATPLRVSAVLSCLLLAASSSPLAAQAKTATDAPAKPQESTRHEGGKHHGGEHSEGAGEKSEKSDKPEKDEKNAYDYYLPGADGKSIALSDFKGKYIVLVNLGRKSSYTEQLPALIKLNDNYKAKDVVVIGVPSNDFGASEPGTPAEIQKAYADAKVDFLVTAPSKIIGDDELPIYKYVTTGKSAPAGGPVAWNYTKFIIDKKGNIVARLDPDVAPDSPEFLATLDQILEGSYKPKRAGGGGGKGGGSAPE from the coding sequence GTGCCGTACCTCATCACGAATCGAAGCCCTCTATCGTCGCAAGGCGCAACACCGTTGCGTGTCTCTGCGGTACTCTCTTGTCTTCTTCTGGCTGCCTCATCCTCTCCACTCGCGGCGCAGGCCAAGACCGCAACCGATGCCCCCGCCAAGCCGCAGGAAAGCACGCGGCACGAGGGCGGCAAGCACCACGGCGGCGAGCACTCCGAAGGCGCAGGCGAAAAATCCGAAAAGTCTGACAAGCCCGAGAAGGACGAAAAGAACGCCTACGACTACTACCTCCCCGGCGCTGACGGCAAGAGCATCGCGCTCTCCGACTTCAAGGGCAAGTACATCGTCCTCGTCAACCTCGGCCGCAAGTCCTCGTACACTGAGCAGCTCCCCGCACTCATCAAGCTCAACGACAACTACAAGGCCAAGGACGTCGTCGTCATCGGCGTCCCCTCCAACGACTTCGGAGCCTCCGAACCCGGCACTCCTGCCGAGATCCAGAAGGCCTACGCCGACGCCAAGGTAGACTTCCTCGTCACCGCGCCCTCCAAAATCATCGGCGACGACGAGCTCCCCATCTACAAGTACGTCACCACCGGCAAAAGCGCACCTGCCGGCGGCCCGGTCGCCTGGAACTACACCAAGTTCATCATCGACAAGAAGGGCAACATCGTCGCCCGTCTCGATCCCGACGTTGCTCCCGACTCCCCCGAGTTCCTCGCCACGCTCGACCAAATCCTCGAAGGCAGCTACAAGCCCAAGCGTGCCGGCGGTGGTGGCGGAAAGGGCGGCGGATCGGCCCCCGAATAG
- a CDS encoding carboxypeptidase-like regulatory domain-containing protein: protein MRFPVARVTVLSLFTLLGIFVGVLSSPLMAQSNTTALSGVITDPTGALVPQAAIELSNPAKGFLKVIKSGSQGEYSFDQIAPGRYKVTVSAPAFAPQVEEVELLVATPQKINFKLSVGNDVVVDVATGLETVNSTDASLGKAFDSAQVQNLPYLANNVNYLLSLQPGVLALDPGATTGGVNADTRTGIVDGARQDQTNLTLDGVDNNDPNYGYAFVGVLRSTRESVQEFRVTTTNANADAGRSSGGQVSVTTRSGTNQYHGSAYEYYRDPAAASNNWFLKQTQLTGGKPNVASKVLQHTYGGSLGMPLMKNRLFFFGAYEGFKQASDTTVTNTVPSILNPVAGPNFSAGGQTIGGLVTGDLVYPKCPSSAACTSGGVPFDLTQADIASIDQQCTACNNTPGTDQAALAYFKQFPYANSTTGGDGYNTGSYTFASPAPIHQITNVARIDYTINSRQSLFVRGTLQSDNLASVLEFPGQPPNQLTYGNNKGIAVGHIWNITNSLTNNLRYGLVREGTANRGAGAIPYVSFSSFSNLTSTTRSSIYLVNTNDIVDDATWSKGRHLIQFGINDRYISNSRYSDTTLYPTGSISASLLATAAIAGTGVDLDPTAQYGAVQKNYISGYNNAILANVGGVTSATSYTNFLLQGNQLVPAPQGTVPTHVYRAFEQEYYVSDQWKATPRLTITAGVRYTHLGVPYEIHGQQVAPNIDLGTAFLQSREAAAAAGSSYQTRIAVVPGGQANGAPNLWTPQKLNFAPRVAFAYATADNRTSIRGGFGIAYDHFGEGVINYYDANGAFALNRNNGFGYATTASTPRFTGYNNVPLGSVTVATQDFPITPADTSITAFGSSFKSDINANLKTPYAETFNLSVQREVTHGLTITASYVGRLGRHVLDNLDVAAPTNNYDSGSNQTYFQAATNYDKMIDAGVPVTAITNTGYFQNTFPNATYVVPKTATTPAITYHGAQAYYASLSVDRATGNETNTLYNFDTSAGFNPKGIEQFFYPQYTSIYVQSSVGTSNYNALQLSARHAFWHGDEYDINYTYSKSLDYGSSPERGSSGTSGTINSASSILNTFAPQQNYAVSDFDARHVVTVNYNLHLPIGRGQRFFGNPGSIMDRIVSGWQLNGTVHYSSGFPWSAADSGNYGTNFDQSSYVVQIAPLATGSHRYVGGIASPYETAFKSATNAQGSAAFRYAYPGDVGQRNNLREDGYLSYDDGLSKSFRVYKEQSFKLSVEAFNVFNNVRFGGITTGVASTKFGNYASQLNAPRQMQFSGKYTF from the coding sequence ATGCGTTTTCCCGTCGCAAGAGTGACCGTACTCTCGCTCTTCACACTTCTCGGCATCTTCGTTGGTGTCCTGTCCTCGCCCCTGATGGCGCAGAGCAACACCACGGCCCTCAGTGGTGTTATCACTGACCCCACAGGTGCTCTCGTGCCACAGGCGGCCATCGAGCTCTCTAACCCGGCGAAAGGCTTCCTCAAGGTCATCAAGTCCGGCTCCCAAGGTGAATATTCATTCGACCAGATCGCTCCGGGCCGTTACAAGGTCACCGTCAGCGCACCGGCCTTCGCTCCGCAGGTCGAAGAGGTCGAGCTCCTCGTCGCCACGCCTCAGAAGATCAACTTCAAGCTCTCCGTCGGCAACGACGTAGTCGTCGACGTCGCCACTGGCCTCGAGACCGTCAACTCCACCGACGCCTCACTCGGCAAGGCATTTGACAGCGCCCAGGTGCAAAATCTGCCGTACCTCGCCAACAATGTGAACTACCTGCTCTCGCTGCAACCCGGCGTGCTCGCGCTCGACCCCGGCGCCACCACCGGCGGCGTCAACGCCGACACCCGCACCGGCATCGTCGACGGCGCCCGCCAGGACCAGACCAACCTCACCCTCGACGGCGTCGACAACAACGACCCCAACTACGGCTACGCCTTCGTCGGCGTCCTCCGCTCCACCCGTGAGTCCGTGCAGGAGTTCCGCGTCACCACCACCAACGCCAACGCCGACGCCGGCCGTTCCTCCGGCGGTCAGGTCTCTGTCACCACCCGCAGCGGCACCAACCAGTACCACGGCAGCGCTTACGAGTACTACCGCGATCCTGCCGCCGCATCCAACAACTGGTTCCTCAAGCAGACACAGCTAACCGGCGGCAAGCCCAACGTCGCCTCCAAGGTGCTGCAACACACCTACGGCGGTTCGCTCGGCATGCCGCTCATGAAGAACCGCCTCTTTTTCTTCGGCGCGTATGAGGGCTTTAAGCAGGCCAGCGATACCACCGTCACCAACACCGTGCCGTCCATCCTGAATCCGGTCGCTGGCCCCAATTTCTCTGCCGGAGGTCAGACCATCGGTGGTCTTGTCACCGGTGATCTCGTCTATCCCAAGTGCCCAAGCTCTGCTGCTTGCACCAGCGGCGGCGTTCCCTTCGATCTCACTCAGGCGGACATCGCTTCCATCGATCAGCAGTGCACCGCCTGCAATAACACACCCGGTACGGACCAGGCAGCCCTCGCCTATTTCAAGCAGTTCCCCTACGCCAACAGCACTACGGGCGGTGATGGCTATAACACTGGTAGCTATACCTTTGCCTCTCCGGCGCCCATCCACCAGATCACGAACGTCGCGCGTATTGACTACACCATCAACTCACGGCAAAGCCTCTTTGTCCGTGGCACGCTGCAGAGCGATAACTTGGCTAGTGTTTTGGAGTTTCCTGGTCAACCACCCAACCAGCTCACCTACGGCAACAACAAGGGCATCGCTGTAGGCCACATCTGGAACATCACCAACAGCCTCACCAACAACCTCCGCTATGGTCTCGTCCGTGAGGGAACTGCAAACCGCGGCGCCGGTGCGATCCCATACGTCTCTTTTAGCTCCTTCAGCAACCTCACCTCGACAACTCGTTCGTCCATCTACCTCGTCAACACCAACGACATCGTCGATGACGCAACTTGGTCCAAGGGGCGACACCTGATCCAGTTCGGTATCAACGACCGCTACATCTCGAATAGTCGTTACTCTGACACCACTCTCTACCCCACGGGCAGCATCTCTGCTTCATTGCTCGCGACAGCGGCCATTGCGGGCACCGGCGTCGATCTCGACCCCACCGCGCAGTATGGTGCTGTCCAGAAGAACTACATCAGTGGCTACAACAACGCCATCCTCGCGAACGTCGGTGGTGTCACCTCGGCCACGTCATACACCAACTTCCTCCTGCAGGGTAACCAACTCGTCCCGGCGCCGCAGGGTACCGTCCCCACCCACGTCTACCGCGCGTTCGAACAGGAGTACTACGTCTCCGATCAATGGAAGGCCACTCCGCGCCTCACCATCACCGCGGGCGTTCGTTACACCCACCTCGGTGTGCCGTATGAGATCCACGGCCAACAGGTTGCGCCGAACATAGATCTCGGCACAGCCTTCCTGCAGTCTCGCGAGGCTGCTGCCGCGGCCGGCAGCTCCTACCAGACCCGCATTGCGGTAGTTCCTGGCGGCCAGGCCAACGGTGCTCCCAATCTCTGGACTCCGCAGAAGCTCAACTTCGCTCCTCGTGTTGCCTTTGCCTACGCTACAGCGGATAACCGCACCTCCATCCGTGGCGGCTTCGGTATCGCCTACGACCACTTCGGTGAAGGTGTCATCAACTACTACGACGCCAACGGAGCCTTCGCTCTCAACCGCAACAACGGCTTTGGTTACGCCACGACTGCCAGCACACCCCGCTTCACCGGCTACAACAACGTGCCTCTGGGGTCTGTCACCGTCGCGACCCAGGACTTCCCGATCACACCGGCCGACACTTCCATCACGGCCTTTGGTAGCTCGTTCAAGAGCGACATCAACGCCAACCTCAAGACGCCCTATGCCGAAACCTTCAACCTCTCTGTGCAGCGTGAGGTCACGCACGGGCTCACCATCACCGCCTCCTACGTCGGTCGCCTCGGCCGCCACGTTCTCGACAACTTGGACGTTGCCGCTCCCACCAATAACTACGATTCGGGCAGCAACCAGACGTACTTTCAGGCCGCCACCAACTACGACAAGATGATCGATGCCGGGGTTCCCGTAACTGCGATCACGAATACCGGCTACTTCCAGAACACCTTCCCGAACGCGACATACGTCGTCCCAAAGACAGCAACCACTCCAGCGATCACCTATCACGGAGCTCAAGCGTACTACGCCTCACTCTCTGTAGACCGCGCGACTGGCAACGAGACCAACACGCTCTACAACTTCGACACCTCTGCGGGCTTCAATCCGAAGGGCATCGAGCAGTTCTTCTATCCCCAGTACACCTCCATCTACGTCCAGTCGTCGGTCGGTACCAGCAACTACAACGCTCTCCAACTCTCCGCGCGCCACGCCTTCTGGCATGGTGACGAGTACGACATCAACTACACGTATTCCAAGTCGCTCGACTACGGCTCCTCACCGGAGCGCGGCAGCAGCGGAACCTCTGGCACCATCAACAGCGCTAGCAGCATCCTGAACACCTTCGCGCCGCAGCAGAACTATGCGGTGTCAGACTTCGATGCTCGTCACGTAGTCACCGTCAACTACAATCTCCACCTTCCCATCGGTCGCGGTCAGCGGTTCTTCGGTAACCCCGGCAGCATCATGGACCGTATCGTCAGTGGTTGGCAGCTCAACGGCACCGTCCACTACAGCAGCGGCTTCCCCTGGAGCGCTGCCGACTCTGGCAACTACGGCACGAACTTCGACCAGTCGAGTTACGTGGTGCAGATTGCGCCTCTCGCCACGGGTAGTCACCGTTACGTCGGGGGTATCGCCTCTCCCTACGAGACCGCCTTCAAGAGTGCAACCAACGCTCAGGGATCGGCTGCCTTCCGGTACGCATATCCGGGCGATGTTGGTCAGCGCAATAACCTCCGCGAAGACGGCTACCTTTCGTACGACGATGGGCTCTCGAAGTCATTCCGTGTCTATAAGGAACAATCCTTCAAGCTCTCCGTCGAAGCCTTCAACGTCTTCAACAACGTCCGTTTCGGAGGCATCACAACCGGTGTGGCGAGCACGAAGTTTGGCAACTATGCCTCACAGCTCAATGCGCCTCGTCAGATGCAATTCTCGGGCAAGTACACCTTCTAA
- a CDS encoding ABC transporter ATP-binding protein, translating into MVSSMIAPEVMPPIETAPSATPFLVPKEAATSIHVDNVSVSYDLGRNHTRSVLENISLDIKEGEFVVLLGETGCGKSTLLRMILGQEQPTSGSISACGSLVKRVDARSGYVPQRYSLFPNRTVLQNLVMGPETSKAHILGRLLPGFRKFRREVRAEAMRQLAHMGLQPSDAKKYPHQLSGGMQQRVAIAQALMMNSRVLLMDEAFSALDPATRGNLQRLLRSVWSETRPTVVFVTHNTAEALFLGTRIIVLARKTREDHCGSRVVLDMKMPGSGMSLRNNGQQFLDLVEHIEAVSRGDQGCLAAGFETSSSNEPTFVQDGDTL; encoded by the coding sequence ATGGTTTCAAGCATGATTGCTCCTGAAGTGATGCCGCCCATCGAGACCGCGCCCAGCGCCACGCCATTCCTCGTGCCCAAAGAAGCTGCCACCTCCATCCACGTCGACAACGTCTCGGTCTCCTACGACCTTGGCCGCAACCATACGCGCTCGGTTCTCGAGAACATCTCGCTCGACATCAAGGAAGGCGAGTTCGTCGTCCTGCTCGGCGAAACCGGCTGCGGCAAAAGCACGCTGCTCCGCATGATCCTCGGCCAGGAGCAGCCCACCTCCGGCAGCATCTCGGCCTGCGGTTCGCTCGTCAAGCGCGTCGACGCCCGCTCCGGCTACGTCCCGCAGAGGTACTCGTTGTTCCCCAACCGCACCGTGCTCCAGAACCTCGTCATGGGTCCGGAGACCTCGAAGGCGCACATCCTTGGCCGTCTGCTCCCCGGCTTCCGCAAGTTCCGCCGCGAGGTTCGCGCCGAGGCCATGCGCCAGCTTGCCCACATGGGCCTGCAGCCCTCTGACGCCAAGAAGTATCCGCACCAACTCTCCGGCGGCATGCAGCAGCGTGTTGCCATCGCCCAGGCGCTCATGATGAACTCCCGCGTCCTCCTCATGGACGAGGCCTTCAGCGCGCTTGACCCCGCCACGCGCGGCAACCTGCAACGCCTGCTTCGCTCCGTCTGGAGCGAGACCCGCCCCACCGTCGTCTTCGTCACCCACAACACCGCGGAGGCCCTCTTCCTGGGCACCCGCATCATCGTCCTCGCCCGCAAGACCCGCGAAGACCACTGCGGCTCCCGCGTCGTGCTCGATATGAAGATGCCCGGCTCCGGCATGAGCCTTCGCAACAACGGTCAGCAGTTCCTCGATCTCGTCGAGCACATTGAAGCTGTCTCGCGCGGCGATCAGGGCTGCCTGGCCGCCGGCTTTGAAACCTCCAGCAGTAACGAACCTACCTTCGTCCAGGATGGAGACACACTGTGA
- a CDS encoding PSD1 and planctomycete cytochrome C domain-containing protein has protein sequence MKNLPNPTFMRIVGACSFVTLGLVIAAAHAPVVHGQAAQRAAAPTPSNEDNTQFFTQKVRPVLAQSCYQCHTSEQSGGLRLDSLDAVLKGGDSGPAMVPGNPDKSLLIQAVEQKGDLKMPPRGAKLADGDIANLVEWVKRGGTWDGADATRPVAALLTPAAAKASPGEEYFENKVRPLLVNNCGDCHMNGAAKGGLSLDSRASILKGGDTGPAIVVNDPEKSLLIQAVHQTGDLKMPPKGAKLTADEVQTLSDWIRMGAPWPVSTVPVRAPGKQITDDMRKWWSFVPLKDYPVPAVKDPALNGWAKTDIDKFVLAKLEEKGLKPAPMADKRTLIRRATLDLTGLPPTEEEITDFENDKSPDAFAKVVDRLLASPRYGERWGRHWLDVARYGDDDIRGLDPRGRGYMPFDGAWVYRDWVIKAFNQDMPYGEFVKRQLAGDLMSPHPTPEDLKGTGFLGGAPWIWDQAEPIQGRADERNERIDAVTRGFLGLTVACARCHDHKYDPILAKDYYALGGIFASSTYKEYAFVPEAEVEFQKERLKAANDHGDQVSDYMKTAGDQLAMAYASQTQSYMVAAWHVLGDPKQTVDEAADAAKLDPQMLERWTKFLAKKPVYYPYLEDWQRMIAQGGTEDEAKFLGASFQKRIIDLEITRKEIDDENDKIKAKAGVPTQRAKDVKPNQFDTYDEFCPGCTLELKVLPPEQANLYTDLFVRGLGAGDEMQSRSEPGLFVFRGWELQRRLGPTEQAYLASLSGGAGGGRRGGGNGVPQDYPFVHGMADKPKLVDIALDVRGNPHTHGDIIPRGFITVLGPADKKPYTQGSGRLQLADDIIATPLATRVIVNRVWKWHFGTGIVNTPDNFGKVGDPPSDPELLDYLAVQFQKNGMSIKKLQRMIMLSAVYQQGSKETADEHVKDPLNRYYSHFSIQRLDAEQLRDSILFVSGDLDLKKVGGPATPLGVDNDKRTVYAKVSRFRIDPFLQAFDFPNPTFTAEQRFSTNVPVQRLYFMNDPFVYKQAEVLSDRVYPKGDDAARITETYRLVFGRKPTPAELQAGLDFLKTTPDKPGYMVNQEPISAWKEYCRVLFSSNEFEFLY, from the coding sequence GTGAAGAACCTCCCAAACCCCACCTTCATGCGTATCGTCGGGGCTTGCAGCTTCGTCACCCTCGGCCTCGTCATCGCGGCAGCGCACGCTCCCGTCGTCCACGGCCAGGCCGCCCAGCGCGCCGCTGCGCCCACGCCTTCTAATGAGGACAACACCCAGTTCTTCACCCAGAAGGTGCGCCCCGTCCTCGCGCAGAGCTGCTACCAGTGCCACACCAGCGAGCAGTCCGGCGGCCTCCGCCTCGACTCCCTCGATGCCGTGCTCAAAGGTGGCGACTCCGGCCCCGCCATGGTTCCCGGCAATCCCGACAAGAGCCTCCTCATCCAGGCCGTCGAGCAGAAGGGCGACCTCAAGATGCCCCCACGCGGCGCCAAGCTTGCCGACGGCGACATCGCCAACCTCGTCGAATGGGTCAAGCGTGGCGGCACATGGGACGGCGCCGACGCTACCCGCCCTGTCGCTGCTCTGCTCACGCCCGCCGCCGCCAAGGCCTCGCCCGGCGAAGAGTACTTTGAGAACAAGGTCCGCCCGCTTCTCGTCAACAATTGCGGCGACTGCCACATGAACGGCGCCGCCAAGGGCGGCCTCAGCCTCGACTCCCGCGCCTCCATCCTCAAGGGCGGCGACACCGGCCCCGCCATCGTCGTCAACGACCCCGAAAAGAGCCTCCTCATCCAGGCCGTCCACCAGACCGGCGACCTCAAGATGCCCCCCAAGGGTGCCAAGCTCACCGCGGACGAAGTTCAAACGCTCTCCGACTGGATTCGCATGGGCGCGCCGTGGCCTGTCTCCACAGTCCCCGTCCGCGCTCCCGGCAAGCAGATCACCGACGACATGCGTAAGTGGTGGTCCTTCGTGCCGCTCAAGGACTACCCCGTCCCTGCCGTCAAGGACCCCGCGCTCAACGGCTGGGCCAAGACCGACATCGACAAGTTCGTTCTCGCCAAGCTCGAAGAGAAGGGCCTCAAGCCCGCGCCAATGGCAGACAAGCGCACTCTCATCCGCCGCGCCACACTCGACCTCACCGGCCTGCCGCCGACGGAAGAAGAGATCACCGACTTCGAAAACGACAAGTCGCCCGACGCCTTCGCCAAGGTCGTCGATCGCCTCCTCGCCTCGCCGCGCTACGGCGAGCGCTGGGGACGCCACTGGCTCGACGTCGCTCGCTACGGCGACGACGACATCCGTGGCCTCGACCCCCGCGGCCGCGGCTACATGCCCTTCGACGGTGCCTGGGTCTATCGCGACTGGGTCATCAAGGCCTTCAACCAGGACATGCCCTACGGCGAGTTCGTCAAGCGTCAGTTGGCCGGCGACCTCATGTCTCCGCACCCCACGCCTGAAGACCTCAAGGGCACCGGCTTCCTCGGCGGCGCTCCGTGGATCTGGGACCAGGCCGAGCCCATCCAGGGCCGTGCCGACGAGCGCAACGAGCGCATCGACGCTGTCACCCGCGGCTTCCTCGGCCTCACCGTCGCCTGCGCCCGCTGCCACGACCACAAGTACGACCCCATCCTCGCCAAGGACTACTACGCCCTCGGCGGCATCTTTGCCAGCTCCACCTATAAGGAGTACGCCTTCGTCCCCGAGGCTGAGGTCGAGTTCCAGAAGGAGCGCCTCAAGGCCGCCAACGACCACGGCGATCAGGTCAGCGACTACATGAAGACCGCCGGCGACCAGCTCGCCATGGCCTACGCCTCGCAGACCCAGAGCTACATGGTCGCTGCCTGGCACGTCCTCGGTGACCCCAAGCAAACCGTCGACGAAGCTGCCGACGCGGCCAAGCTTGATCCGCAGATGCTCGAACGCTGGACCAAGTTCCTCGCCAAGAAGCCGGTCTACTACCCTTACCTCGAAGACTGGCAACGCATGATCGCGCAGGGCGGCACCGAGGACGAGGCCAAGTTCCTCGGCGCGTCTTTCCAGAAGCGCATCATCGACCTCGAGATCACCCGCAAGGAGATCGACGACGAGAACGACAAGATCAAGGCCAAGGCGGGCGTCCCCACCCAACGCGCCAAGGACGTCAAGCCTAACCAGTTCGACACCTATGATGAGTTCTGCCCCGGCTGCACCCTGGAGCTGAAGGTGCTCCCGCCCGAGCAGGCCAACCTCTACACCGACCTCTTCGTTCGCGGCCTCGGTGCCGGCGACGAGATGCAGTCGCGCTCCGAACCCGGCCTCTTCGTCTTCCGTGGCTGGGAGCTCCAGCGCCGCCTCGGCCCCACCGAGCAGGCGTATCTCGCCTCTCTCAGCGGCGGTGCGGGCGGCGGCCGTCGCGGCGGCGGCAACGGCGTCCCGCAGGACTATCCCTTCGTCCACGGCATGGCCGACAAGCCCAAGCTCGTCGACATCGCCCTCGATGTTCGTGGCAATCCGCACACTCACGGCGACATCATCCCGCGCGGCTTCATCACCGTCCTCGGCCCGGCGGACAAGAAGCCGTACACGCAGGGCAGTGGCCGTCTGCAACTGGCCGATGACATCATCGCCACGCCGCTCGCCACGCGCGTCATCGTCAATCGCGTCTGGAAGTGGCACTTCGGTACCGGCATCGTCAACACGCCCGACAACTTCGGCAAGGTCGGCGATCCGCCCTCCGATCCCGAGTTGCTCGACTACCTCGCCGTGCAGTTCCAGAAGAACGGCATGTCGATCAAGAAGCTCCAGCGCATGATCATGCTCTCTGCCGTCTATCAGCAGGGGAGCAAAGAGACCGCCGACGAGCACGTCAAGGACCCGCTCAACCGCTACTACTCGCACTTCTCCATACAGCGGCTCGATGCCGAGCAGCTCCGCGACTCCATCCTCTTCGTCTCTGGCGACCTCGATCTCAAGAAGGTCGGCGGGCCCGCTACTCCGCTCGGTGTCGATAACGACAAGCGCACCGTCTACGCCAAGGTCAGCCGCTTCCGCATCGACCCCTTCCTGCAGGCGTTTGACTTCCCCAACCCCACCTTCACCGCGGAGCAGCGCTTCTCCACCAACGTCCCGGTGCAGCGGCTCTACTTCATGAACGATCCCTTCGTCTACAAGCAGGCGGAGGTCCTCTCCGACCGTGTCTACCCCAAGGGTGACGACGCGGCCCGCATCACCGAGACGTATCGCCTCGTCTTCGGACGCAAGCCCACCCCGGCAGAGCTGCAGGCCGGCCTCGACTTCCTCAAGACCACACCAGACAAGCCCGGCTACATGGTCAAC
- a CDS encoding putative urea ABC transporter substrate-binding protein, with protein sequence MIKQRRSSLIVVLFLAVAVLAAPLAARAETPTFTVGWSVYAGWNPYFYMQKSGILKKWADKYGIAIKVQRFDYAASLDSFVSKNIDACTMTNMEALDMPAAAGVDSTAIIVGDYSNGNDAVLVRNNLNFATLPGKPIMLVQKTVSEYLLERGMVLNGQQAQLRSLKLINTSDSDIVAAFLNNKGNQAVVTWKPLVSQILGDRSVHSIFDSSKIPGEILDLLVVRTELLNTPNGQKFAKAITGAWYETIQQVVAGQANAIKYSAAASGDSVDSYKEQLKTTALFSSPKAAVDFTTSPALQQKMNLVRQFCFQHGLLGQGIKSVDDVAILYPNGAVQGRKDRIRFRFNAAYMQAAQQGKL encoded by the coding sequence GTGATCAAGCAGCGTCGCTCTTCTCTCATCGTCGTCCTCTTTCTCGCCGTAGCCGTCCTCGCTGCACCTCTCGCAGCTCGCGCCGAGACCCCGACCTTCACCGTCGGCTGGTCCGTCTACGCCGGTTGGAACCCTTACTTCTACATGCAGAAGTCAGGCATCCTCAAAAAGTGGGCCGACAAGTACGGCATCGCCATCAAGGTCCAGCGGTTTGACTACGCGGCCTCGCTTGACTCCTTTGTCTCCAAGAACATCGACGCCTGCACCATGACCAACATGGAGGCCCTCGACATGCCCGCCGCCGCGGGGGTTGACTCCACCGCCATCATCGTCGGCGACTACTCCAACGGCAACGACGCCGTCCTCGTCCGCAACAACCTCAACTTCGCCACGCTGCCCGGCAAGCCCATCATGCTCGTACAGAAGACCGTTTCCGAGTACCTGCTTGAGCGCGGCATGGTCCTCAACGGCCAGCAGGCGCAGCTCAGGAGCCTCAAGCTCATCAACACCTCTGACTCGGACATCGTCGCCGCCTTCCTCAACAACAAGGGCAATCAGGCAGTCGTCACCTGGAAGCCGCTCGTCAGCCAGATCCTCGGCGACCGCAGCGTCCACTCCATCTTCGACTCCTCCAAAATCCCCGGCGAAATCCTCGACCTGCTCGTCGTCCGCACCGAGCTCCTCAACACTCCCAACGGCCAGAAGTTCGCCAAGGCCATCACCGGCGCCTGGTACGAAACCATTCAGCAGGTCGTCGCCGGCCAGGCAAACGCCATCAAGTACTCCGCCGCCGCCTCGGGCGACTCCGTCGACTCCTACAAGGAGCAGCTCAAGACCACCGCGCTCTTCTCTTCACCTAAGGCTGCGGTCGACTTCACCACCAGCCCCGCGCTGCAGCAGAAGATGAACCTTGTTCGCCAGTTCTGCTTCCAGCACGGTCTGCTCGGCCAAGGCATCAAGTCCGTCGACGACGTCGCCATCCTCTATCCCAACGGTGCGGTGCAGGGCAGGAAAGACCGCATCCGTTTCCGTTTCAACGCGGCTTACATGCAGGCCGCCCAACAAGGAAAGCTCTAA
- a CDS encoding ABC transporter permease subunit, translated as MTNLSPFDIQARPNRLLMQALSALVFIVCIGLYTHTSIVRHRDNPEDRIVPSGAQLMAGIKSSVLEPAEESDYIPPDNASTWELVHHSMIWTDTMASGSRFLISLALLIPCVVLAVHIGLFPIFGAVFMRFVLFFDKIVALSLLPILFIVFGIEEWSKIALIVIGVAPTMVLDTIGMVKAVPREQIVKAFTLDANNFDVAYRVVFPQILPQIINSLRLNLKPMMLFLFAGEMIAASNGLAYRIAIMRRHMGMDIIIPYVLWVALLLFLIDLSLRILNRRLHPWFQA; from the coding sequence ATGACGAACCTCTCTCCATTCGACATCCAGGCACGGCCCAACCGGCTGCTCATGCAGGCGCTCTCCGCTCTTGTCTTCATCGTCTGCATCGGCCTCTACACGCACACCTCCATCGTGCGCCATCGCGACAACCCTGAGGACCGCATCGTCCCCAGCGGCGCGCAGCTCATGGCCGGCATCAAGTCTTCCGTCCTCGAGCCCGCTGAAGAGAGCGACTACATCCCGCCCGACAACGCCTCCACCTGGGAGCTCGTGCACCACTCCATGATCTGGACGGACACCATGGCCAGTGGTTCGCGCTTCCTCATCAGTCTTGCGTTGCTCATCCCGTGCGTTGTCCTCGCGGTGCACATCGGTCTCTTCCCCATCTTCGGAGCGGTCTTCATGCGCTTCGTCCTCTTCTTTGACAAGATCGTCGCGCTCTCTCTCCTGCCCATCCTCTTCATCGTCTTCGGTATCGAGGAGTGGTCCAAGATCGCGCTCATCGTCATCGGCGTCGCGCCCACCATGGTCCTCGACACCATCGGCATGGTCAAAGCTGTCCCGCGCGAGCAGATCGTCAAGGCCTTCACGCTCGACGCCAACAACTTCGACGTCGCCTACCGCGTGGTCTTCCCGCAGATCCTGCCGCAGATCATCAACAGCCTGCGCCTCAACCTCAAGCCCATGATGCTCTTCCTCTTCGCCGGTGAGATGATCGCGGCCTCCAACGGCCTCGCCTATCGCATTGCCATCATGCGCCGCCACATGGGCATGGACATCATCATCCCGTACGTCCTCTGGGTCGCTCTTCTGCTCTTCCTTATTGATCTTTCGCTGCGCATCCTCAACAGGAGGCTCCATCCATGGTTTCAAGCATGA